The following proteins are co-located in the Periplaneta americana isolate PAMFEO1 chromosome 12, P.americana_PAMFEO1_priV1, whole genome shotgun sequence genome:
- the LOC138709979 gene encoding tubulin polyglutamylase complex subunit 2-like has protein sequence MDKSECESDLKREDPKIWLLDRSFEWHYLTADFTQYFRMMLVHQGLPQWQFKFTPMDLTPWAEQMFVLIAPHLLQSDVNNPLTQSVDWCDMPYNHLDPAIFKTRAKSSKKKADPAKVKPS, from the coding sequence atggacaagagcgagtgcgaatccgatctaaaacgagaggaccccaagatctggctgctggacagaagtttcgagtggcactacctgactgcagacttcacgcagtacttccgcatgatgctggtacaccagggtctcccccagtggcagttcaaattcacgcccatggacctAACGCCGTGGGCTGAGCAAATGTTCGTGTTGATCGCGCCGCATCTGCTCCAATCTGATGTGAATAACCCACTCACACAGAGCGTGGACTGGTGTGACATGCCGTATAACCACCTCGACCCTGCGATCTTCAAGACGAGAGCGAAGAGCTCCAAGAAGAAGGCAGATCCAGCCAAGGTCAAACCATCCTGA